From a region of the Janthinobacterium sp. 61 genome:
- the preA gene encoding NAD-dependent dihydropyrimidine dehydrogenase subunit PreA, giving the protein MADLSIDFCGIKAPNPFWLASAPPTDKAYNVVRAFEAGWGGVVWKTLGEDPAAVNVSSRYSALYGKNREVVGFNNIELITDRSLEINLREITQVKKDWPDRAMIVSLMLPCEEHYWADILPKVEATGADGIELNFGCPHGMPERGMGAAVGQVPEYVQMVTAWCKKHSRLPVIVKLTPNITDVRMPARAAKAGGADAVSLINTINSITSLDLDRMVALPIVGGASTHGGYCGSAVKPIALNMVAEIARDPQTRGLPISGIGGIGNWRDAAEFIALGAGCVQVCTAAMLHGFRIVEEMKDGLSRWMDEKGYERISDFSGKAVANTTDWKYLDMNYQVIAHINQDDCIKCGKCYVACEDTSHQSIAQLIDAAGMRTYEVIKEECVGCNLCEITCPVQGCITMVPQVTDKPYMNWTQDPRNPHALVETA; this is encoded by the coding sequence ATGGCTGATCTCAGCATCGATTTTTGCGGCATCAAGGCGCCGAATCCTTTCTGGCTGGCTTCTGCGCCACCCACCGACAAGGCCTACAACGTGGTGCGCGCGTTCGAAGCGGGGTGGGGTGGCGTCGTGTGGAAAACGCTGGGTGAAGACCCGGCCGCCGTCAACGTCTCGTCGCGCTACTCCGCCCTGTACGGCAAGAACCGCGAAGTGGTGGGCTTCAATAATATCGAACTCATTACCGACCGCTCGTTGGAGATCAATCTGCGCGAAATCACGCAGGTGAAAAAGGACTGGCCCGACCGCGCCATGATCGTCTCCCTGATGCTGCCCTGCGAAGAGCACTATTGGGCCGACATTTTGCCGAAGGTGGAAGCGACAGGAGCGGACGGCATCGAACTCAATTTCGGCTGCCCGCATGGCATGCCGGAGCGGGGCATGGGGGCCGCCGTGGGCCAGGTGCCCGAGTACGTGCAGATGGTCACCGCGTGGTGCAAAAAGCACAGCCGTCTTCCCGTCATCGTCAAGCTAACGCCCAACATCACGGACGTGCGGATGCCGGCGCGCGCGGCCAAGGCGGGCGGCGCGGACGCCGTTTCGCTGATCAACACCATCAACTCGATCACCTCGCTGGACCTGGACCGCATGGTGGCCCTGCCCATTGTGGGCGGCGCCAGCACGCACGGTGGCTATTGCGGGTCTGCGGTGAAACCGATCGCCCTGAACATGGTGGCGGAAATCGCCCGTGATCCGCAGACGCGCGGCTTGCCCATTTCAGGCATCGGCGGCATCGGCAATTGGCGCGACGCGGCCGAATTCATCGCCCTGGGCGCCGGCTGCGTGCAGGTGTGCACGGCGGCCATGCTGCATGGTTTCCGCATCGTCGAAGAGATGAAGGATGGCCTGTCGCGCTGGATGGACGAGAAGGGCTACGAACGCATCAGCGATTTTTCCGGCAAGGCCGTGGCCAATACGACGGACTGGAAATACCTGGACATGAATTACCAGGTCATCGCGCACATCAACCAGGATGATTGCATCAAATGCGGCAAGTGCTACGTGGCCTGCGAAGACACCTCGCACCAGTCGATTGCGCAACTGATCGACGCTGCAGGCATGCGCACGTATGAGGTGATCAAGGAGGAATGCGTGGGCTGTAACCTGTGTGAAATCACCTGTCCGGTGCAGGGCTGCATCACGATGGTGCCGCAGGTCACGGACAAGCCGTACATGAACTGGACGCAGGACCCACGCAACCCGCATGCGTTGGTGGAGACGGCATAG
- the hydA gene encoding dihydropyrimidinase, which yields MTTLIRGGTVVNADRAFRADVLIEGDMIAAVGENLPVPVGATVIDAGGLYVMPGGIDTHTHMNLPFMGTVTSDDFFTGTAAGLAGGTTTIMDFVIPAPKQSLLEAYHQWREWSSKAAGDYTFHVAITWWSEQVHEEMGTLVREHGVNSFKHFMAYKNAIMADDETLVKSFTRSLELGALPTVHAENGELVFQLQQALLKKGITGPQAHPLSRPPAVEAEAANRAIAIANVLNTPVYIVHVSCAESLDAITRARANGQRVYGEALAGHLVIDDSVYQSDDFDYVAGHVMSPPFRGKHHQAALWHGLQSGNLHTTATDHCTFCAEQKAAGKDDFTRIPNGCGGVEERMAVVWDAGVNSGMLTPSEFVKVSSTNAAQIFNMYPRKGVIAAGSDADIVLWDPQGTRTISAATQFARGGFNVFEGRTVRGIPSTTIAAGKVVFHKGELMAVEGAGRYIERPAFSATTA from the coding sequence ATGACTACACTGATACGTGGCGGTACTGTCGTCAACGCCGACCGCGCCTTCCGCGCCGATGTGCTGATCGAGGGTGACATGATCGCCGCGGTCGGCGAGAACTTGCCGGTGCCGGTCGGCGCCACCGTGATCGATGCGGGCGGCCTGTACGTGATGCCGGGCGGGATAGACACCCACACGCACATGAATTTGCCATTCATGGGCACCGTGACGTCGGACGATTTTTTCACGGGCACCGCTGCGGGACTTGCAGGCGGCACCACCACCATCATGGATTTCGTCATTCCCGCCCCCAAGCAATCCTTGCTCGAGGCCTATCATCAGTGGCGCGAGTGGTCGTCCAAGGCGGCCGGCGACTACACCTTCCACGTGGCGATCACATGGTGGAGCGAGCAGGTACATGAAGAGATGGGCACCCTCGTTCGCGAGCATGGCGTGAACAGTTTCAAGCATTTCATGGCCTATAAAAACGCCATCATGGCCGACGATGAAACCCTGGTGAAAAGTTTTACCCGCTCGCTGGAACTTGGGGCTTTGCCGACTGTGCATGCGGAAAACGGCGAGCTGGTATTCCAGTTGCAGCAGGCGCTGCTCAAGAAGGGCATCACGGGGCCGCAGGCGCATCCCCTGTCCCGCCCTCCTGCCGTGGAGGCAGAGGCGGCCAACCGCGCCATTGCCATCGCCAATGTTCTTAATACCCCCGTGTACATCGTGCACGTCTCGTGCGCCGAGTCGCTCGACGCCATCACGCGGGCGCGCGCCAATGGCCAGCGCGTGTATGGTGAAGCGCTGGCTGGCCATTTGGTGATCGACGACAGCGTCTACCAGAGTGATGATTTCGACTACGTGGCGGGCCACGTCATGAGCCCGCCGTTTCGCGGCAAGCACCATCAGGCGGCCCTGTGGCACGGCCTGCAAAGCGGCAACCTGCACACGACGGCTACCGACCATTGTACCTTTTGCGCCGAGCAGAAGGCGGCCGGCAAGGACGACTTCACGCGCATCCCGAACGGCTGCGGCGGCGTCGAGGAGCGCATGGCCGTCGTGTGGGACGCTGGCGTCAATTCCGGCATGCTGACGCCCTCCGAGTTCGTCAAGGTCTCGTCGACCAATGCGGCGCAGATCTTCAATATGTATCCGCGCAAGGGCGTCATCGCCGCAGGCAGCGATGCCGACATCGTGCTGTGGGATCCGCAGGGCACGCGCACCATTTCCGCCGCCACGCAGTTTGCCAGGGGAGGCTTCAATGTCTTCGAAGGGCGCACCGTGCGCGGCATCCCCAGCACCACGATTGCCGCCGGCAAGGTGGTGTTCCACAAGGGCGAGCTGATGGCCGTCGAAGGGGCCGGACGCTATATCGAACGGCCCGCGTTTTCCGCCACCACCGCATAA
- a CDS encoding CoA-acylating methylmalonate-semialdehyde dehydrogenase gives MNDLDTITHHINGAKVDTRSGRYGDVYNPALGVPVARVALGTVEDVDAAVQAAAAAFPSWSATPPLTRARVLFRYLQLCQQHTDDFAAMLTREHGKTFADAQGEVARGIEMVEFAVGIPQLLKGEFTDQISRGIDAWSMRQALGVVAGITPFNFPVMVPMWMFPVAIACGNTFVLKPSERDPSASLLHAKLLKEAGLPDGVFNVVQGDKVTVDALLDHPVVQAISFVGSTPIAEYIYARGSASGKRVQALGGAKNHMVVMPDADMDMTVDALIGAAYGSAGERCMAISVVVAVGDAGDKLIDALATRTAALKVRDGMADGAEMGPVVSLAAKQRIEKLIASGVEQGATLVVDGRNHVVPGRENGFFVGGTLFDHVTRDMSIYKEEIFGPVLCVLRCPDVVHAVELINANEYGNGVAIYTRDGGVAREFVRQIQVGMVGVNIPLPVPMAFNSFGGWKRSMFGDHHAYGPEGVRFYTRHKAVMQRWPNTASAGVEFAFPQMK, from the coding sequence ATGAACGATCTCGATACCATCACCCACCACATCAACGGCGCCAAAGTCGACACCCGGAGTGGCCGCTACGGCGACGTCTACAACCCCGCCCTGGGCGTACCCGTAGCCCGCGTGGCCCTGGGCACCGTGGAAGACGTCGACGCGGCCGTGCAGGCGGCGGCCGCCGCCTTTCCTTCGTGGTCCGCTACGCCGCCCCTGACGCGCGCCCGTGTCCTGTTCCGCTACCTGCAGCTGTGCCAGCAGCACACGGATGACTTTGCCGCAATGCTCACGCGCGAGCATGGCAAGACCTTTGCCGATGCGCAGGGCGAAGTGGCGCGCGGCATCGAGATGGTGGAGTTTGCCGTTGGTATTCCGCAGCTGTTGAAAGGTGAATTCACGGACCAGATTTCGCGCGGCATCGACGCCTGGTCCATGCGCCAGGCGCTGGGTGTGGTGGCCGGCATCACGCCATTCAACTTCCCCGTGATGGTGCCGATGTGGATGTTCCCCGTCGCCATCGCCTGCGGCAATACCTTCGTCTTGAAACCGTCCGAGCGCGATCCGTCGGCCTCCTTGCTGCACGCGAAATTGCTGAAAGAAGCCGGTCTGCCCGACGGCGTTTTCAACGTGGTGCAGGGAGACAAGGTGACGGTCGATGCCTTGCTCGACCACCCCGTGGTGCAGGCGATCAGCTTTGTCGGCTCGACGCCGATCGCCGAATACATTTATGCGCGTGGCAGCGCCAGCGGCAAGCGCGTGCAAGCGCTGGGGGGCGCGAAGAACCACATGGTGGTGATGCCCGACGCGGACATGGACATGACGGTCGATGCACTGATCGGCGCCGCTTACGGTTCTGCTGGCGAACGCTGCATGGCCATCTCCGTCGTCGTGGCCGTGGGCGACGCGGGCGACAAGTTGATCGACGCACTGGCAACGCGCACGGCTGCACTGAAAGTGCGCGACGGCATGGCTGATGGGGCGGAAATGGGACCGGTCGTGTCGCTGGCAGCCAAGCAGCGCATCGAAAAACTTATCGCCTCGGGCGTGGAGCAGGGCGCGACTTTGGTGGTCGATGGCCGCAACCATGTGGTGCCGGGCCGCGAGAACGGCTTCTTTGTCGGCGGTACTTTATTTGACCATGTGACGCGCGACATGAGCATCTACAAGGAAGAGATTTTCGGCCCCGTGCTGTGCGTGCTGCGCTGTCCTGACGTGGTGCATGCGGTGGAGCTGATTAACGCCAACGAGTATGGCAACGGCGTGGCCATCTACACGCGCGACGGCGGCGTGGCGCGCGAATTCGTGCGTCAGATCCAAGTCGGCATGGTGGGCGTCAACATTCCCTTGCCCGTGCCGATGGCCTTCAACAGTTTTGGCGGCTGGAAGCGCAGCATGTTTGGTGACCACCATGCCTATGGTCCCGAAGGCGTGCGTTTTTATACGCGGCACAAGGCCGTGATGCAGCGCTGGCCAAACACGGCAAGCGCTGGTGTGGAATTTGCTTTTCCCCAGATGAAGTGA
- a CDS encoding NCS1 family nucleobase:cation symporter-1, with amino-acid sequence MNHDYSGNTQLWNEDLAPTTAAQRTWRWYHFAALWVGMVMCIPAYTLSASLIDSGMSGYQAVLTVFLANAIVLLPMLLIGHAGTKYGIPYAVLARASFGTMGARLPALMRAIVACGWYGIQTWFGGQMIYTLMGVLMGHELGGEKIAGLGINGSQLLCFLAFWAIQFYYILHGMESIRKLETYTAPLKILICFVLLYWVHSKAGGVASLLDQPSQFIPGGKKAGQFWSVFWPSLTAMVGFWATLALNIPDFTRFARTQRDQVIGQSIGLPVPMGLLAMLAVIVTAGSVVMYGKAIWDPVDLASRMTGAAVLIALIILLIDTVSVNLAANLVGPAYDFSSLAPKQISYKMGGYITAFIAIVMMPWKVLESTQGYIFTWLIGYSALLGPIAGILIVDYYFVRKTQLDVRQLYRDDGIYSYGNGWNMAALIAFVIAVLPNIPGFLNAAFPTAFPGVAEGFKAIYTYAWFVGVAIAAVVYGIMMKGKAVAHVQQAPQS; translated from the coding sequence GTGAACCACGACTATTCAGGCAACACGCAACTCTGGAATGAAGACCTTGCGCCCACCACTGCGGCGCAGCGCACCTGGCGCTGGTATCACTTCGCCGCGCTGTGGGTTGGCATGGTGATGTGCATTCCCGCCTACACCCTGTCGGCCAGCCTGATCGACAGCGGCATGTCCGGCTACCAGGCGGTGCTCACGGTATTTCTCGCCAACGCCATCGTGCTCTTGCCCATGCTCCTGATCGGGCATGCTGGCACCAAGTACGGCATTCCGTATGCCGTACTGGCGCGCGCCTCGTTTGGCACCATGGGCGCGCGGCTGCCGGCCCTGATGCGCGCCATTGTCGCCTGCGGCTGGTATGGCATCCAGACGTGGTTCGGTGGCCAGATGATTTACACCCTGATGGGCGTGCTGATGGGGCATGAACTGGGCGGCGAGAAGATCGCGGGCCTGGGCATCAACGGCAGCCAGTTGCTGTGCTTCCTGGCTTTCTGGGCCATCCAGTTCTATTACATCCTGCACGGCATGGAATCGATCCGCAAGCTGGAAACCTATACGGCGCCCTTGAAAATTCTCATCTGCTTCGTGCTGCTGTACTGGGTGCACAGCAAGGCCGGCGGCGTGGCCAGCCTGCTGGACCAGCCATCGCAATTCATCCCCGGCGGTAAGAAGGCGGGCCAGTTCTGGAGCGTTTTCTGGCCATCGTTGACAGCCATGGTGGGTTTCTGGGCGACCCTGGCACTGAATATTCCCGACTTCACGCGCTTTGCCAGGACGCAGCGCGACCAGGTGATCGGCCAGTCCATCGGCTTGCCCGTGCCCATGGGATTGCTGGCCATGCTGGCCGTGATCGTCACGGCAGGCTCCGTGGTCATGTACGGCAAGGCCATCTGGGACCCTGTCGACCTGGCCAGCCGCATGACGGGTGCCGCCGTGTTGATCGCCCTGATCATCTTGCTGATCGACACGGTCAGCGTCAACCTGGCGGCCAACCTGGTGGGGCCGGCCTACGACTTTTCCTCGCTGGCACCCAAGCAGATTTCGTACAAGATGGGCGGCTACATCACGGCCTTCATCGCCATTGTCATGATGCCGTGGAAGGTGCTCGAATCGACGCAGGGCTATATCTTCACGTGGCTGATCGGTTACTCGGCCCTGCTGGGGCCCATCGCCGGCATCCTCATCGTCGACTACTACTTTGTGCGCAAGACGCAGCTCGACGTCAGGCAGCTTTACCGCGATGACGGCATCTACTCATATGGCAATGGCTGGAACATGGCAGCGCTGATCGCCTTTGTCATTGCCGTGCTGCCGAATATCCCCGGTTTTCTGAATGCGGCCTTTCCCACGGCGTTTCCCGGCGTGGCCGAAGGCTTTAAAGCCATCTACACCTACGCCTGGTTCGTTGGCGTGGCCATCGCCGCCGTCGTCTACGGCATCATGATGAAGGGCAAGGCCGTGGCGCACGTGCAGCAGGCGCCGCAGTCGTAA
- a CDS encoding NAD(P)-dependent oxidoreductase gives MIESLNYLPHPALPNEELAGHFTDLAPPLSARQAAIESARCLYCYDAPCSRICPSEIDVASFIRNIHDKNINGAAAGILKQNILGGSCARVCPTEILCEDVCVRNHDAEGQPVKIGLLQRYAVDHMHFTAHPFKRAAATGKTIAIVGAGPAGLSCAHRLAMLGHDVVIFEKEGKAGGLNEYGIAKYKLTDDFAQKEVEFLLGIGGIEIRCRQVLGENLQLRDLHAQYDAVFLGLGLGASRKLGLTGEDAPGLLAAVDYIAALRQADDLAALPVPKRAIVIGAGNTAIDMAVQIQRLGAEEVTLVYRRGFDAMTATHHEQEIAKANQVRMLTWAQPQQVLLDAAGHVAGMRFEKTRMQGTRLAGTGETFDVAADAIFKAIGQSLDTEVLHDPMASLLKREGDKIAVDAGFRTVLPGIYAGGDCVAPGQDLTVQAVQHGKLAALAIHSDFLNKVEAA, from the coding sequence ATGATCGAGTCCCTGAACTATTTGCCGCATCCCGCCCTGCCCAACGAGGAATTGGCGGGCCATTTCACGGACCTAGCGCCGCCTTTGAGCGCGCGCCAGGCAGCCATCGAAAGCGCCCGCTGCCTGTACTGCTACGATGCGCCGTGCAGCCGCATCTGTCCGTCGGAAATCGACGTGGCCAGCTTCATCCGCAACATCCACGACAAGAACATCAATGGCGCCGCCGCTGGCATTCTGAAACAGAACATCCTGGGCGGCAGCTGCGCCCGCGTCTGTCCCACGGAAATCCTGTGTGAAGACGTCTGCGTGCGCAACCACGACGCGGAAGGCCAGCCTGTCAAGATCGGCCTGTTGCAGCGCTATGCTGTCGACCACATGCATTTCACGGCGCACCCGTTCAAACGGGCGGCCGCCACGGGCAAGACGATTGCCATTGTCGGCGCTGGGCCGGCCGGGCTGTCGTGCGCGCACCGCCTGGCCATGCTGGGGCACGACGTGGTGATCTTCGAGAAGGAAGGCAAGGCAGGTGGCTTGAATGAATACGGCATCGCCAAGTACAAGCTGACGGACGATTTCGCCCAGAAGGAGGTCGAATTCTTGTTGGGCATAGGCGGCATTGAAATCCGATGTCGCCAGGTGTTGGGCGAGAACCTGCAACTGCGCGACCTGCACGCGCAGTACGATGCCGTCTTCCTCGGCCTGGGCCTGGGGGCCAGCCGCAAGCTGGGCTTGACGGGCGAGGACGCACCCGGTTTGCTGGCTGCCGTCGACTACATCGCCGCGCTGCGCCAGGCGGACGACCTGGCCGCGCTGCCCGTGCCGAAGCGGGCCATTGTGATTGGCGCCGGCAACACGGCCATCGACATGGCCGTGCAAATTCAGCGCCTGGGCGCGGAGGAGGTTACCCTTGTGTACCGGCGCGGCTTCGACGCCATGACGGCCACTCATCACGAACAGGAGATCGCCAAGGCGAACCAGGTGCGCATGCTTACGTGGGCCCAGCCGCAGCAGGTGCTGCTCGACGCGGCTGGCCATGTGGCCGGCATGCGTTTCGAGAAAACGCGGATGCAGGGCACGCGCCTGGCGGGCACCGGCGAGACCTTCGACGTGGCGGCCGACGCCATCTTCAAGGCGATCGGCCAGAGCCTGGACACTGAAGTACTGCATGACCCGATGGCGTCTCTGTTGAAACGCGAGGGCGACAAGATCGCCGTCGATGCGGGCTTTCGCACGGTGCTGCCGGGCATCTACGCGGGCGGCGACTGCGTGGCGCCGGGGCAGGACTTGACGGTGCAAGCCGTCCAGCATGGCAAGCTGGCCGCACTGGCCATCCATTCCGATTTCCTGAATAAAGTGGAGGCTGCATAA